Proteins encoded in a region of the Bombina bombina isolate aBomBom1 chromosome 12, aBomBom1.pri, whole genome shotgun sequence genome:
- the TLR4 gene encoding toll-like receptor 4 — MNSYVFVIVIMNFWIPYTAGSSCKEVIPQMYFNCMDSNFSSLPKDLPESLVKLDLSFNPLRHLTSKYFSHVYNLQYLDLTRCSITVIDDLAFLGLDKLFTLVLTGNPVSHWTPLSLFGLHSLQRLIVVETSISSLYELPVENLTTLRELNAGSNLLTSLQIPAYFTFLHKLDLHANKIKEINERDLEALRGANTSNFSLILSSNRIRYFTHTAFRNVTLNKLQIQGCFSNATQMKTVLKAFSGLKVVKLEIGHYRRYDNTKISFQKELLEGLCDMAIEELIINGMLFPVPPDTLFNCIKNTVSLRVVNTDMDIFTFVNGSSKLQKLELKNSMIKFIPSIVLSKLPSLQEIRITNTPSIPSFTSPLPELKKLELLDLSRNQLTMETCCNKFLGRLPALLHLNLSYNERISFKSVFLNMPQLQSLDVSHSTVDTVGKFPIFNLLVNLKYLDLSFTYCHYVIDCSFCGLPNLEKLSVSRSTFENSVLGSIFQNLTQLRSLDLSACSLGNLPKGTFFGLKHLQELDMSKNRLLDIQPSVITQLSMLNILDLSSNQFPGIAKETINALPNSLSKVDLSYNPFDCSCRESEFILWVHEQKEKLLHNSNKMLCNSPKNIKGLQLSEVASSNCLMPLFIVAGVLSIIFFIFIIYRCYINKYLPLLQHFFCQKIKPEQVSQEEYDAFVIYSSGDEEWVRGQLVPRLEGGSPQFQLCLHYRDFPPGVPITTSITDSILRSRKAIVVISPNFMESRWCSHEFEMVKAWQFMEKKTGIIAILLQPVRKDELKKVFGLHKYLSNNTYLEWKDHTDFWRRLRKALSQGNNSIVKFKDNDLDIDNDNDTERQYN; from the exons TAGTGAAATTAGACCTTAGTTTTAACCCTCTGAGACACCTCACATCAAAATACTTCTCACATGTCTACAATCTCCAATACCTTGACCTAACCAG GTGCAGTATTACAGTTATTGATGATCTGGCTTTCTTAGGTTTGGACAAGCTCTTTACTTTGGTTCTCACGGGTAATCCAGTAAGTCATTGGACTCCACTATCCCTATTTGGTCTCCACTCTTTACAAAGACTGATTGTGGTGGAGACATCTATTTCTTCGCTCTATGAACTCCCTGTAGAGAACCTCACCACTCTTCGTGAACTAAATGCTGGCAGCAATCTACTTACCTCACTGCAAATACCAGCATATTTTACTTTTCTTCACAAATTGGACCTTCATGCCAATAAAATTAAGGAGATCAATGAAAGGGACCTAGAGGCTTTGCGAGGTGCCAATACATCCAATTTCTCTCTCATTCTGTCCAGTAACCGCATTCGGTATTTTACACATACAGCCTTCAGAAATGTCACTTTGAACAAGCTACAGATTCAAGGCTGCTTTTCTAATGCTACACAAATGAAAACTGTTTTGAAGGCATTCTCTGGCCTGAAAGTTGTAAAGTTGGAAATTGGACACTACAGGAGGTACGATAACACGAAGATCAGTTTCCAAAAAGAGCTCTTGGAAGGGCTCTGTGACATGGCTATTGAAGAGTTGATAATCAATGGAATGTTGTTCCCTGTGCCGCCAGATACACTTTTTAACTGTATAAAGAATACAGTATCTCTTCGAGTAGTAAACACAGATATGGATATATTTACATTTGTCAATGGATCCTCTAAGCTCCAAAAACTTGAGTTGAAGAATTCCATGATCAAATTTATTCCTTCTATTGTCTTATCAAAGCTACCATCCCTACAGGAAATTAGAATTACCAACACCCCGAGTATACCTAGTTTCACCTCACCTCTACCTGAACTAAAAAAGCTTGAATTGTTGGATCTGAGCAGAAACCAGCTAACAATGGAAACCTGTTGCAACAAATTCCTTGGTAGACTACCTGCTCTCCTCCATCTCAACTTGAGCTACAATGAACGCATTAGCTTTAAAAGTGTCTTCCTGAATATGCCTCAACTTCAGTCCTTAGATGTAAGCCATTCAACTGTGGATACTGTTGGCAAGTTTCCAATATTCAATCTTCTAGTAAACCTAAAATATCTTGACCTATCTTTTACATATTGCCACTATGTAATTGATTGCTCTTTCTGTGGGCTTCCTAATCTGGAAAAACTCAGTGTATCCCGTAGCACATTTGAAAATTCTGTCTTGGGTTCTATATTTCAAAACCTTACTCAGCTGCGCTCATTGGACTTATCTGCTTGTAGCCTTGGCAATCTTCCTAAAGGGACCTTCTTTGGCCTTAAACATTTGCAAGAGTTGGATATGAGTAAAAACAGGCTTCTAGATATACAACCATCTGTAATCACCCAGCTCTCAATGCTCAACATCCTAGACCTTAGTTCAAATCAATTTCCTGGGATAGCTAAAGAAACCATAAATGCTTTACCAAACAGTTTGTCAAAAGTAGATCTTTCTTATAATCCATTTGACTGCTCGTGTAGAGAATCTGAGTTTATTTTATGGGTTCATGAGCAGAAGGAAAAGCTTTTACACAATAGTAACAAAATGTTATGTAACTCTCCAAAAAACATAAAAGGATTGCAACTCAGTGAAGTGGCGAGCTCAAACTGCCTAATGCCGTTATTTATTGTAGCAGGTGTGCTTAGCATAATCTTTTTCATCTTCATTATATATCGTTGCTACATCAATAAATACCTGCCTCTTCTCCAACACTTTTTCTGTCAAAAGATTAAACCAGAGCAAGTATCACAAGAAGAATATGATGCATTTGTTATATATTCCAGTGGAGATGAGGAATGGGTGAGAGGACAACTGGTTCCCAGACTAGAAGGAGGTAGTCCCCAATTTCAGCTTTGCCTACATTATAGAGATTTCCCTCCAGGTGTCCCCATCACCACCAGCATCACAGACAGTATTCTGAGAAGCCGTAAAGCTATTGTTGTCATATCTCCAAACTTTATGGAGAGTCGTTGGTGCAGCCATGAATTTGAAATGGTCAAGGCGTGGCAGTTCATGGAAAAGAAAACTGGAATCATTGCTATCCTGCTACAGCCAGTGAGAAAGGATGAACTAAAAAAGGTGTTTGGACTTCATAAGTACCTAAGTAACAACACTTACTTAGAGTGGAAAGATCACACAGACTTTTGGAGACGTCTACGAAAAGCTTTGAGTCAGGGAAATAATAGTATTGTAAAGTTCAAAGACAATGATTTAGACATAGACAATGATAACGATACAGAAAGACAATATAATTAG